The following coding sequences lie in one Mycobacterium sp. DL440 genomic window:
- a CDS encoding oxygenase MpaB family protein: protein MTELAEQPQQTDALPLGPQSLVWKYFGDNRMYLIGPRPAVLQNMLAELGQGVLDHSTFFSDTAERLKRTIPPIFRTVYGTEDDNAGIQVRDFHHHVKGDMAGPDGEVVGRYHALDPDTYFWAHATFVEQVLYFADTFVKRLSDAEKEQIYLESKTWYRRYGVSDRPMPATYAEFERYWDRMMNEVAVPHKSARYGVGYVTKGFPCPKGVHPAVWRVVATVFDPAAAFLTAGGLPPRARDLLDLPWSERQERNYQRFAAFWRTRPVNWVWDHLPMSVRYNKFAQKGYARG, encoded by the coding sequence ATGACCGAATTGGCCGAGCAGCCACAGCAGACCGATGCCCTGCCCCTTGGGCCGCAATCGCTGGTCTGGAAATACTTCGGCGACAACCGGATGTACCTGATCGGGCCGCGGCCGGCTGTCCTGCAGAACATGTTGGCCGAACTCGGGCAGGGCGTGCTGGACCATTCGACGTTCTTTTCCGACACCGCCGAGCGGCTCAAGCGCACCATCCCGCCGATCTTCCGCACCGTGTACGGGACCGAGGACGACAACGCCGGTATTCAGGTGCGCGACTTCCACCATCATGTCAAGGGCGATATGGCAGGCCCGGATGGAGAAGTGGTCGGGCGCTATCACGCACTGGACCCCGACACCTACTTCTGGGCGCACGCGACGTTCGTCGAGCAGGTCCTCTACTTCGCCGACACCTTCGTCAAACGGCTCAGCGACGCCGAGAAGGAACAGATCTACCTGGAATCCAAGACCTGGTACCGCCGCTACGGGGTCAGTGACCGGCCGATGCCGGCCACCTACGCCGAGTTCGAGCGGTACTGGGACCGGATGATGAACGAGGTGGCTGTCCCGCACAAGTCCGCCCGCTACGGCGTCGGCTATGTCACCAAGGGTTTCCCGTGCCCCAAGGGGGTTCACCCGGCGGTGTGGCGCGTGGTCGCCACGGTCTTCGACCCGGCCGCGGCTTTCCTGACCGCGGGCGGGCTGCCGCCGCGCGCCCGTGACCTGCTCGACCTGCCCTGGAGTGAGCGGCAGGAGCGCAATTACCAGCGGTTTGCGGCGTTCTGGCGCACCCGCCCGGTGAACTGGGTGTGGGATCATCTACCGATGAGTGTGCGCTACAACAAATTTGCGCAAAAGGGCTATGCCCGGGGCTGA
- a CDS encoding TetR/AcrR family transcriptional regulator, which yields MPGADSSPATRSDSSPATVAILDAALVEFERHGLRRVALDDVARRAGVSRTTIYRRFANRDELVAAVIERENVALFADIANELKSAGPQSNYYVEAFTLSILRFRRHHVLNQLIADEPALVMEMLHTHYGAAIERMAAALKVIFPARFADRIGEQAVNDLADTILRYAGMVLLLPSVEPLDTPEDIRAFATRHFLPSLPASLRAIPA from the coding sequence ATGCCCGGGGCTGATTCGTCGCCCGCGACGCGGTCTGATTCGTCGCCCGCGACGGTGGCAATCCTGGATGCCGCCCTCGTCGAATTCGAGCGGCACGGTCTGCGCCGGGTCGCGCTCGACGATGTCGCGCGCCGGGCCGGCGTCAGCCGCACCACGATCTACCGCCGATTCGCCAACCGTGACGAACTGGTGGCCGCCGTGATCGAGCGGGAGAATGTCGCGCTGTTTGCCGACATCGCCAATGAGTTGAAAAGCGCAGGGCCGCAATCGAATTACTATGTCGAGGCGTTCACGCTGTCGATCCTGCGGTTTCGTCGCCATCATGTGCTCAACCAGCTGATCGCCGACGAACCAGCCCTGGTCATGGAGATGCTGCACACCCACTACGGCGCGGCGATCGAGCGGATGGCCGCGGCGCTGAAGGTGATCTTCCCGGCCAGGTTCGCCGACCGGATCGGCGAGCAGGCGGTCAACGACCTGGCCGACACCATCCTGCGCTACGCGGGGATGGTCCTGTTGCTGCCCAGCGTCGAACCCCTCGACACCCCCGAGGACATCCGGGCGTTCGCCACCCGCCATTTCCTGCCCAGCCTGCCGGCATCACTGCGCGCCATCCCGGCCTGA
- a CDS encoding pyridoxamine 5'-phosphate oxidase family protein, with translation MAHEIVWASVATVDADGQPRSRILHPIWEWDGTDLFGWIATVPSPVKRAHLAVQPHVSVSYWTTNHDTCAADCLVEWYTDDETCSQVWGRFANGPAPVGYDPYVIPQWSDGPTSEQFAALRLTPYRLRVMPGTVMTAGSGEVLTWRA, from the coding sequence ATGGCCCACGAGATCGTGTGGGCGTCGGTGGCAACCGTCGACGCCGACGGCCAACCCCGCAGTCGGATCCTGCACCCGATCTGGGAGTGGGACGGGACCGATCTGTTCGGCTGGATCGCAACCGTGCCCAGTCCGGTCAAGCGGGCGCACCTGGCGGTGCAGCCGCACGTCTCGGTCAGCTACTGGACCACCAACCACGACACCTGTGCGGCGGACTGCCTGGTGGAGTGGTACACCGACGACGAGACCTGCTCGCAGGTGTGGGGTCGCTTCGCCAACGGCCCGGCGCCAGTGGGCTACGACCCGTATGTGATCCCGCAGTGGAGTGACGGGCCGACGTCGGAACAGTTCGCCGCGTTGCGCCTGACTCCCTACCGGCTGCGGGTGATGCCGGGCACGGTCATGACGGCGGGGTCCGGCGAGGTGCTGACCTGGCGCGCGTGA
- the mddA gene encoding methanethiol S-methyltransferase gives MKRLLIIGYGIASYLLFVVSFLYAIGFVGNFVVPRTVDSGIAAPIAEAVLVNLLLLSVFAIQHSVMARPWFKDRWTRIVPQVIERSTYVLLSSLALLLLYWQWRTMPAIVWSVEPTAGRVILWALFWLGWGTVFASTFMINHFDLFGLRQVWLNWRGQPYRELRFQTVMLYRVIRHPIMAGFIVAFWATPTMTAGHLLFAAVSTVYILVAIQLEERDLVDDLGDQYRDYRHRVAMLAPGLHLGHDGATPKVRHRPA, from the coding sequence ATGAAGCGCCTACTCATCATCGGCTATGGCATCGCGAGCTATCTCCTGTTCGTCGTGTCCTTCCTCTATGCGATCGGCTTCGTCGGCAATTTCGTGGTGCCACGCACGGTCGATTCCGGCATTGCCGCACCCATCGCCGAGGCGGTGCTCGTCAACCTGCTGCTGCTGTCGGTGTTCGCCATTCAGCACAGCGTGATGGCCCGGCCCTGGTTCAAGGACCGATGGACGCGGATCGTCCCGCAAGTCATCGAACGCAGCACGTACGTGTTGCTGTCCAGCCTGGCCCTGCTCCTCTTGTACTGGCAGTGGCGCACCATGCCGGCGATCGTGTGGAGCGTGGAACCCACTGCGGGCCGGGTGATCCTGTGGGCTCTGTTCTGGCTCGGCTGGGGCACGGTGTTCGCCTCGACGTTCATGATCAACCACTTCGATCTGTTCGGATTGCGGCAGGTGTGGCTGAACTGGCGCGGCCAGCCGTATCGCGAGCTTCGGTTCCAGACGGTGATGCTCTACCGGGTGATCCGGCACCCGATCATGGCCGGGTTCATCGTCGCGTTCTGGGCCACCCCGACCATGACCGCGGGCCATCTGCTGTTCGCGGCCGTCAGCACCGTCTACATCCTGGTGGCGATCCAGCTCGAAGAACGCGACCTGGTGGACGACCTGGGTGATCAGTACCGCGACTACCGGCACCGGGTGGCGATGCTGGCTCCCGGTCTACACCTCGGCCATGACGGTGCCACACCAAAGGTCCGGCACCGGCCGGCGTAG
- a CDS encoding acyl-ACP desaturase: MQRHFTDDEILTELEPVAEEGLNHHLKVAKEWHPHDYVPWDLGRNFAALGGEDWAPEQSGLSEVAKVAMITNLLTEDNLPSYHRGAANHFSLDRAWGHWVNQWTAEENRHGIVIRDYLVVTRGVDPVALERMRMEHMRNGYDPDEEEREIHEPGPLMISAYATLQELATRVSHRNTGKICDDPLAESMLQRVATDENLHMVFYRNVFSAAFDLAPDQAMEAVCAIIEGFRMPGRGMPNWRRNSVIMAKHGIYDLRQHLEEVVMPNVKKWRIFERNDVSAVGEKRREQLAAYLEDLQKQVLRFEEQRDRMLAREAAKAERSA, translated from the coding sequence ATGCAGAGACATTTCACCGATGACGAGATCCTCACGGAGCTTGAGCCGGTTGCCGAAGAAGGCCTCAATCACCATTTGAAGGTGGCCAAGGAGTGGCATCCGCACGACTACGTTCCGTGGGACCTCGGCCGCAACTTCGCGGCACTGGGCGGCGAAGACTGGGCACCGGAGCAGTCGGGCCTGTCCGAAGTCGCCAAGGTCGCGATGATCACCAATCTGCTCACCGAGGACAACCTGCCGTCCTATCACCGCGGGGCGGCGAATCACTTCTCACTCGACCGTGCCTGGGGTCACTGGGTCAACCAGTGGACCGCCGAGGAGAACCGCCACGGCATCGTCATCCGCGACTACCTCGTCGTCACCCGCGGAGTAGACCCCGTCGCCCTGGAGCGCATGCGCATGGAGCACATGCGCAACGGCTACGACCCCGACGAGGAAGAACGCGAAATCCACGAGCCCGGCCCGCTGATGATCTCGGCATACGCCACGCTGCAGGAACTCGCGACCCGCGTCAGCCACCGCAACACCGGCAAGATCTGCGACGACCCACTCGCCGAGTCGATGCTGCAGCGCGTCGCGACCGACGAGAACCTGCACATGGTGTTCTACCGCAACGTGTTCTCCGCCGCTTTCGACCTCGCCCCTGACCAGGCGATGGAGGCGGTATGCGCCATCATCGAAGGTTTCCGGATGCCCGGTCGCGGAATGCCGAACTGGCGGCGCAACAGCGTGATCATGGCCAAGCACGGCATCTACGATCTGCGTCAGCACCTCGAAGAAGTCGTGATGCCCAACGTCAAGAAGTGGCGGATCTTCGAACGCAACGACGTGAGCGCGGTCGGCGAGAAGCGCCGCGAACAGCTGGCCGCCTACCTGGAGGACCTCCAGAAGCAGGTTCTCAGGTTCGAGGAGCAACGCGACCGCATGCTGGCCCGCGAGGCCGCCAAGGCGGAGCGCTCCGCGTAA
- a CDS encoding NAD(P)/FAD-dependent oxidoreductase — protein sequence MNSSTVDKFDAVVVGSGIGGMTAAAYLAAGGKRTLVLEAYDVIGGCTHVFRRVGKWEFDVGVHYIGDCGPDGQVPTVLRGVGLDKLIDFTELDRDGFDTIVFPDLQLKIPVGWDNYRRNLIDAFPDEEKAIRKVVDILERLGTSIDRSTTPASLFGTAKFAVKAGPAALWALRPLTQLLNRHKLSSRLKAALAVQYGTYASPPHRTPVAVHAVMLHNFLRDGAWFPKGGGQVFSARLAEVVVAHGGEIRTRSAVRRIRIESGAAVGVELADGTRISAPIVVSNADIKKTYNDLVGREHLGRLTRRRLDRMRMSQPFFNCYLAVDIDLGQVIPNTNFYSVPTSEDVTSLFRDLAENAHGRSHDELLTEAAKRLPAYVSVTTIKDPDNPFGAPQGCSVLEVMTLVSADPSFWGLQDWEYGDDYGSNPDYLRVKETLTDIMINRVIEVIPEVDGHIVWREAATPMTHNRYTGASDGTPYGLELSITQFGPFRPGVRTGIDGLYLCGSSMAWGPAIEGAMLSGMHAAGAALGRNIDKEIRGGAVFGDKHDQVDEPHHWDPLAAAKSLAGKAARTSRSKAK from the coding sequence ATGAACTCCTCAACGGTCGACAAGTTCGACGCCGTCGTCGTCGGATCGGGCATCGGCGGCATGACCGCCGCCGCCTATCTGGCCGCCGGAGGTAAGCGCACCCTGGTGCTGGAGGCCTACGACGTGATCGGCGGATGCACCCACGTGTTCCGCCGGGTCGGCAAGTGGGAGTTCGACGTTGGCGTTCACTACATCGGCGACTGCGGACCCGACGGCCAGGTCCCTACGGTGTTGCGGGGCGTCGGCCTCGACAAGTTGATCGACTTCACCGAGCTCGACCGCGACGGGTTCGACACCATCGTCTTCCCCGACCTCCAACTGAAGATCCCGGTCGGCTGGGACAACTACCGCCGCAACCTGATTGACGCCTTCCCGGATGAGGAGAAGGCGATCCGAAAAGTAGTCGACATCCTAGAACGCCTTGGCACCAGCATCGACCGCAGCACCACGCCCGCATCGCTGTTCGGCACGGCGAAGTTCGCCGTGAAGGCGGGGCCCGCTGCGTTGTGGGCGCTGCGTCCCCTGACCCAGCTGCTCAACCGACACAAGCTGAGTTCGCGATTGAAGGCGGCACTGGCGGTGCAGTACGGCACGTACGCCAGCCCGCCGCACCGCACCCCGGTGGCAGTGCACGCCGTGATGCTGCACAACTTCCTGCGCGACGGCGCCTGGTTCCCCAAGGGCGGCGGCCAGGTGTTCTCCGCGCGGCTGGCCGAGGTCGTCGTCGCGCACGGCGGCGAGATCCGCACCCGCTCGGCGGTGCGCCGGATACGCATCGAGAGCGGTGCCGCCGTCGGTGTCGAATTGGCTGACGGCACAAGGATCTCGGCGCCGATCGTGGTGTCCAACGCCGACATCAAGAAGACCTACAACGATCTCGTCGGCCGCGAGCACCTCGGGCGCCTCACACGCCGGCGCCTCGACCGGATGCGGATGTCGCAGCCGTTCTTCAACTGCTACCTCGCGGTCGACATCGACCTGGGCCAGGTGATCCCGAACACGAACTTCTACTCGGTGCCGACGTCCGAGGACGTGACCAGCCTGTTCCGCGACCTCGCCGAGAACGCGCACGGCCGATCGCACGACGAGCTGCTCACCGAGGCGGCCAAGCGGCTGCCCGCCTACGTCAGCGTGACCACCATCAAAGATCCCGACAATCCGTTCGGCGCGCCCCAGGGGTGTTCCGTGCTGGAGGTGATGACGCTGGTCTCCGCGGACCCGTCGTTCTGGGGTCTGCAGGACTGGGAATACGGCGACGACTACGGCTCCAACCCGGACTATCTCCGGGTCAAGGAAACGCTGACCGACATCATGATCAACCGGGTGATCGAGGTCATTCCCGAGGTCGACGGTCACATCGTGTGGCGCGAGGCAGCCACACCGATGACCCACAACCGTTACACCGGAGCGTCCGACGGGACCCCGTACGGGCTGGAACTGTCCATCACCCAGTTCGGCCCATTTCGACCCGGGGTGCGGACCGGGATCGACGGGCTGTACCTGTGCGGGTCCAGCATGGCGTGGGGGCCCGCCATCGAGGGCGCCATGTTGTCCGGCATGCACGCCGCCGGGGCGGCGCTCGGGCGCAACATCGACAAGGAGATCCGCGGCGGCGCCGTGTTCGGAGACAAACACGATCAGGTCGACGAGCCGCACCATTGGGATCCGCTGGCCGCCGCGAAAAGTCTGGCAGGCAAGGCCGCCCGCACATCCCGGTCGAAGGCGAAGTGA
- a CDS encoding TetR/AcrR family transcriptional regulator has product MGSLAGSFAADLPGLPRGRGRLAGEEVREAQRVRLLRAAVSAIAEHGYAATTIADIVRRARVSRQAFYRLFDSKEACLLAAIAAGRSALLPKIAAATMAPGADDLASRVRGGVREYLRVSASEPEFTRAWTLELPQAGPEALEQRHAYFSMLAAAVREAHAAHHRHAGTVFAALPAETYLALVGGCHELFYRYVSDGRCSELPQLEEPMTAFLLSVLH; this is encoded by the coding sequence GTGGGTTCTCTCGCCGGATCGTTCGCGGCCGACCTTCCCGGTCTGCCGCGGGGTCGCGGGCGTCTTGCCGGCGAGGAGGTCCGTGAGGCCCAACGGGTGCGGCTGCTGCGCGCCGCAGTCTCCGCGATCGCCGAGCACGGGTACGCCGCCACGACAATCGCTGACATTGTGCGTCGTGCCCGGGTTTCTCGCCAGGCCTTCTATCGATTGTTCGACAGTAAGGAGGCCTGCCTCCTCGCTGCGATTGCTGCCGGCCGATCTGCGTTGCTGCCGAAGATCGCGGCGGCGACGATGGCTCCGGGCGCTGACGATCTCGCGTCGCGGGTGCGCGGCGGGGTGCGCGAATACCTGCGGGTGAGCGCCTCGGAACCCGAGTTCACCCGGGCCTGGACTCTCGAACTGCCCCAGGCCGGCCCGGAGGCCCTCGAACAGCGGCACGCCTACTTCTCGATGCTCGCTGCGGCGGTCCGTGAGGCCCACGCCGCCCACCATCGCCACGCCGGAACGGTATTCGCCGCGTTGCCGGCCGAGACGTACCTGGCGCTGGTCGGCGGCTGTCACGAGCTCTTCTACCGCTACGTCAGCGACGGCCGCTGCAGCGAGTTGCCGCAGCTGGAGGAGCCGATGACGGCCTTCCTGCTGTCGGTTCTGCACTAG
- a CDS encoding cytochrome P450 has product MSVADATTTVAEQPRNLDTIQRPPVPSTLAFGSYWLAPEFTRRQLTKRGERMLIDIPLLPKLLFTSSPQDCKAIFTERDGALKLGEALRQMAPHEMLFGAEMIDWWNGSNHALLRKKVTPAFNGNALRGYEEAIVDAAAKRVAEWPVNEPVRFTGLMRELARDVIMSVVFGVTETDRRRRLEQAFIDLDHALASPGMIGRYMLAMARGGKWPSFEKLDAINATIDAITLEEIEYRRNNPSDDERKDCLELFLQMQRDDEDELMDDHMIAVFQRMLLIAGYETTAVTLSWVAERIVRHPQVLEKLNQSVADGDDDYLDAVITEVMRLRPALPVTMRYAAKDFVLNDVLVPEGTVIVVYINAIHKRADLYPEPEKFDPDRFLGVRSDPHRWMPFGGGAHRCLGASFAMFESRVLLRTILQHRRFQPEATPDERQDQHRNILLLPHKGATVTLLPRSV; this is encoded by the coding sequence ATGTCCGTCGCGGATGCCACGACGACGGTTGCTGAACAGCCGCGCAACCTCGACACCATCCAGCGCCCGCCCGTCCCGTCGACACTGGCGTTCGGGTCGTACTGGCTAGCCCCTGAATTCACCCGCAGGCAGTTGACCAAGCGCGGCGAGCGCATGCTGATCGACATTCCACTGCTGCCGAAGCTGCTCTTCACCTCGTCACCGCAGGACTGCAAGGCGATCTTCACCGAGCGGGACGGTGCGCTCAAACTCGGTGAGGCGCTGCGGCAGATGGCTCCGCACGAGATGCTGTTCGGCGCCGAGATGATCGACTGGTGGAATGGCTCCAACCACGCATTGCTACGCAAGAAGGTAACCCCGGCGTTCAATGGAAATGCGTTGCGCGGCTACGAGGAGGCGATCGTCGACGCGGCCGCGAAGCGAGTGGCCGAGTGGCCGGTGAACGAACCTGTGCGATTCACCGGGTTGATGCGCGAACTCGCCCGCGACGTGATCATGTCAGTGGTGTTCGGCGTCACCGAAACGGACCGCCGCCGCCGTCTCGAGCAAGCATTCATCGATCTCGACCACGCGTTGGCCTCGCCCGGAATGATCGGCAGGTACATGTTGGCGATGGCCCGCGGTGGCAAGTGGCCCAGCTTCGAGAAGCTCGATGCGATCAACGCCACGATCGACGCGATCACCCTCGAGGAAATCGAGTATCGCCGCAACAATCCGTCGGACGACGAACGCAAGGACTGTCTCGAACTCTTTCTGCAGATGCAGCGTGACGACGAAGACGAGCTGATGGACGATCACATGATCGCCGTATTCCAGCGGATGCTGCTCATCGCCGGATACGAGACGACCGCCGTTACCCTGTCGTGGGTCGCGGAGCGGATCGTGCGCCACCCGCAGGTCCTGGAGAAGCTCAACCAAAGTGTTGCCGACGGCGACGACGACTACCTCGACGCGGTGATCACCGAAGTGATGCGGCTGCGACCGGCCCTGCCGGTGACCATGCGGTACGCGGCGAAGGACTTCGTCCTCAACGACGTTCTGGTCCCGGAGGGGACGGTGATCGTGGTCTATATCAACGCGATCCACAAACGGGCCGACCTCTACCCTGAGCCCGAGAAGTTCGACCCCGATCGCTTCCTCGGAGTGCGGTCCGACCCCCATCGCTGGATGCCCTTCGGTGGTGGCGCGCACCGCTGCCTCGGTGCCTCGTTCGCCATGTTCGAATCGCGGGTGTTGCTGCGAACAATATTGCAGCACCGCCGATTTCAACCAGAGGCCACGCCCGACGAGCGCCAGGATCAACACCGCAACATTTTGCTACTCCCGCACAAAGGTGCGACTGTCACCCTGCTGCCCCGATCCGTGTGA
- a CDS encoding zf-HC2 domain-containing protein → MIDEPHVLLGAYILGGLDAEERAQFEAHLAQCAQCRAQAADFAPLPALLSKVNPADLLTEPPAGSEAASTLDDLLAARRAAVTRRRVRRRVALGACAAAIALAVVLVAIPRSDPQPPGTGTFAMQSVAAAGAAGSVTLTPRPWGTAISLDLQQLPPDGVFTLRTMDDTGKMQPAATWAAMPSGKGIVEGATSIPMPKLRKLNIVDSDNRVLATVER, encoded by the coding sequence GTGATCGACGAACCTCATGTTCTCCTGGGCGCGTATATCCTCGGCGGCCTTGACGCCGAGGAACGCGCTCAGTTCGAAGCCCACCTCGCCCAATGCGCGCAGTGCCGCGCCCAGGCCGCCGACTTCGCACCCCTGCCGGCGCTGCTGAGCAAGGTCAACCCCGCCGATCTGCTGACCGAACCCCCGGCCGGCAGCGAGGCGGCGTCGACCCTGGACGACCTGCTCGCCGCGCGACGTGCGGCAGTCACCCGCCGCCGGGTACGGCGCCGGGTCGCGCTGGGCGCCTGCGCTGCAGCGATAGCACTCGCAGTGGTCCTGGTGGCCATCCCGCGCAGCGATCCGCAACCGCCTGGCACGGGCACCTTCGCCATGCAATCCGTGGCCGCCGCCGGCGCAGCGGGCTCGGTGACCCTGACCCCAAGGCCGTGGGGAACGGCGATTTCGCTCGACCTACAACAGCTGCCACCCGACGGTGTATTCACGCTACGGACGATGGACGACACCGGGAAGATGCAGCCGGCCGCCACCTGGGCGGCAATGCCGAGCGGGAAAGGGATCGTCGAAGGCGCGACATCCATCCCGATGCCAAAACTGCGCAAGCTCAACATCGTCGACTCCGACAACAGGGTCCTGGCCACCGTCGAACGCTGA
- a CDS encoding sigma-70 family RNA polymerase sigma factor, with amino-acid sequence MLYTVHGSAVRRFVSGHVIDVQHREDVVQETFVRAWKSIDQIDTADGNPRAFLFTIARNVIVDQWRRRSRRGEVLVDTDIAVPSADAVNKSLERIVIGESLQRLSPEHREVVNALYFDDLTLAEAADRLNVAVGTVKSRSYYAVRALRAVFDEMGLL; translated from the coding sequence ATGCTGTACACCGTTCACGGCAGCGCTGTCCGACGGTTTGTATCCGGCCATGTCATCGATGTCCAGCACCGTGAGGACGTCGTGCAGGAGACGTTCGTGCGGGCCTGGAAGAGCATTGACCAGATCGACACCGCCGACGGAAATCCCCGAGCCTTCCTGTTCACCATTGCCCGCAACGTCATCGTCGATCAGTGGCGACGCCGGTCCCGACGAGGTGAGGTGCTCGTCGACACCGACATCGCGGTGCCCAGCGCCGATGCCGTCAACAAGTCCCTGGAGCGCATCGTCATCGGAGAATCCCTACAACGGTTGTCACCCGAACATCGAGAGGTGGTCAATGCGCTGTACTTCGATGACCTCACTCTTGCTGAAGCTGCCGATAGGCTCAATGTTGCTGTGGGTACCGTGAAGTCGCGCAGTTACTACGCAGTGCGGGCCTTGCGGGCGGTGTTCGACGAGATGGGGCTGCTGTGA
- a CDS encoding cytochrome b, translated as MIASAGTRYALRTRVLHWLGAVLVFSTLLVGFVLANSLAGYAGLLTVHKALGALVFVVFVVRVINRLTDRGPALPATVGRAERVGVIASELGMYVLLLAQPLIGWAMLSASGVPVVIGGLVRLPSIAPADAALFGLLRNGHSIVAYALVAMIAAHVSAVLLHTLTLRDGMLHRMTSGGDEPVGLRGRT; from the coding sequence GTGATCGCGTCCGCGGGCACCCGGTACGCCCTGAGAACTCGCGTGTTGCATTGGTTGGGCGCGGTGCTCGTGTTCAGCACGTTGCTCGTCGGGTTCGTGCTGGCCAACTCGCTGGCAGGCTACGCAGGGCTGCTGACGGTGCACAAAGCCCTGGGCGCCCTGGTGTTCGTCGTGTTCGTGGTCCGCGTGATCAACAGACTCACCGATCGCGGTCCCGCCCTGCCCGCCACGGTGGGGCGAGCCGAACGCGTCGGGGTCATCGCCTCCGAGCTGGGCATGTACGTGCTGCTGCTGGCGCAGCCGCTGATCGGGTGGGCGATGCTGTCCGCGAGTGGGGTGCCGGTCGTGATCGGCGGCCTGGTTCGGCTGCCGTCGATCGCCCCCGCGGACGCTGCGCTGTTCGGTCTGCTTCGCAACGGCCATTCGATCGTGGCGTATGCCCTGGTCGCGATGATCGCCGCACACGTGTCGGCGGTGCTGTTGCACACGCTGACCCTTCGCGATGGCATGCTGCACCGAATGACATCGGGCGGCGATGAACCTGTTGGACTCCGCGGGCGTACTTAA
- a CDS encoding catalase family peroxidase: protein MDPKSVVPSSWRNSSVSRRSVVVGLAAVGGFLAADLGAVLYARGPAGSHARLTPQMFVDAFHKVAGAHRGYRLNHAKGVAVSGFFESNGAGAEVTKATVFGAGRTPLVGRFSLPGGNPAVPDTAAAPRGLALAIGYPDAQQWRTAMLNLPVFQDNSVQGFYDRLLASKPVPATGKPDPAAMARFLADHPETAAAMSVIKQQPPTSGFADSTFRGLNAFYFVNAAGHRTPVRWSLAPLQQVKAPAKPSPSPNWLFDNAIRDIRSGPLRWRLLVSIGEPHDDVRDATIGWPADRRVIDTGTVVLDSMATEAAGNARDLNFDPMVLPDGIEPSPDPLLAARSAVYAASFRRRAGVTGAAPQVEVGEVAL, encoded by the coding sequence ATGGACCCGAAATCGGTCGTTCCCTCATCGTGGCGCAACAGTTCGGTCAGTCGGCGCAGCGTCGTCGTCGGCCTCGCGGCTGTCGGCGGCTTCCTGGCTGCCGACCTGGGCGCGGTGCTCTACGCGCGTGGCCCGGCGGGATCCCATGCACGGTTGACCCCTCAGATGTTCGTCGACGCGTTCCACAAGGTCGCCGGCGCCCATCGTGGCTATCGGCTCAACCATGCCAAAGGGGTTGCGGTCAGCGGATTTTTCGAGAGCAATGGTGCCGGAGCCGAAGTGACGAAGGCTACTGTCTTCGGTGCCGGTCGCACCCCGTTGGTCGGCCGGTTCTCACTGCCCGGGGGTAACCCCGCGGTGCCGGACACGGCTGCGGCCCCACGAGGCCTGGCTCTGGCGATCGGGTATCCCGACGCCCAGCAGTGGCGCACGGCCATGCTGAATCTCCCCGTGTTCCAGGACAATTCGGTGCAGGGGTTCTATGACCGGTTGCTCGCGTCCAAGCCGGTGCCGGCTACCGGCAAACCGGATCCGGCGGCGATGGCACGTTTTCTGGCCGATCATCCCGAAACCGCCGCGGCGATGTCGGTGATCAAACAGCAACCGCCCACCTCCGGATTTGCCGACAGCACCTTCCGGGGATTGAACGCCTTCTACTTTGTCAATGCCGCCGGTCATCGTACCCCGGTGCGATGGTCACTGGCCCCACTTCAGCAGGTGAAGGCGCCGGCCAAGCCATCGCCCAGCCCGAACTGGCTGTTCGACAATGCTATTCGGGATATCCGATCCGGTCCGTTGCGCTGGCGGTTGCTGGTGTCGATCGGTGAACCCCACGACGACGTGCGCGACGCGACCATCGGATGGCCGGCGGATCGCCGCGTAATCGACACCGGCACCGTGGTTCTGGACTCGATGGCAACTGAGGCCGCCGGCAACGCCCGCGACCTCAATTTCGACCCGATGGTGTTGCCGGATGGCATCGAACCCTCGCCGGACCCGCTGCTGGCGGCGCGTTCGGCAGTGTATGCGGCGTCGTTTCGTCGCCGAGCCGGTGTCACCGGAGCGGCTCCGCAGGTCGAGGTCGGCGAGGTGGCACTGTGA